The following nucleotide sequence is from Harmonia axyridis chromosome 5, icHarAxyr1.1, whole genome shotgun sequence.
tattttttgaaataatcgaaatgtttttattttaacACAATTGTGATTTTCTTTTAACTACTTCATTCTCTTTTATTAATATCTCGATTGATACTTAATTCGAGTTGTAGCTATTTTGATCAATGATAATAATGAGTAGGAAGGAAATATGAGAATTCAATAGATTTCTTTTactgttttcaatttttatacaaACTGCGTACGGTAATTATTCACTTAATTAATGGAAAATTAAACTCTCATTATATATGGCTTGTTTTCTGAGTAGTTTGCAGGCCAATTAGATACAATTCCAAGCACACAGATCTTCAAACTTTCATTGCAGCTCCCTCCAATTTGAACAACATGAAAGTTAAGTAGGTGAGGTATTTTGTAGTTTGACCTAAGTCTGTCTGCGTTGTCTGGTGAGATCCGAAGCACCTTTCACCTTCAACGAAGATGATACAACACAACAAGCATTAATTTCAACCTTTGTTCACTTTTTTCCCATCTATAAGAAGACATCAATAAAATCAACTCCAAAATGAATATGTACTTCAAAGTGAGATGTGTACTTTACTATTCTACCCTTCTGACTATTATCgtgtttatatttttcttaaataCCAGTGAAGACATGGGTGATTATGGATCGGAAGTAATGATTATGGATTTAGAGGAATCGTATACTGCCGCTAGTCAGAGGATGGTCACAAAGTCAATGGCAGAGCGAGAAAAAATGGACGAGATCAACGGTTATTTTCTGTTTTTGAATCAAGTGCCGAATTGTGGTGGGGAGTTTCTGgtgtttttattgcagaaattgcAAGGGTTTAACAACTATAGGCATGTCAGGATGAGAAGAGGACCACAGGTTGTTTCTGAGGTGGATCAAGTAAGTGACTAATTTTTAGCATCACTCAAATTGGTTCATCATATAGGTATCATGATAAGTAAATTTttcccaaatattttttttaattaagtaGACACCAATATTTCTTCAACTGAAATAGCGTTTATCTTAATTTACTTATAGTAATATTCTCAAGGGAGAGGAGACTACAAGAGATGCAAAATGTTCATTCTGTTCGCATTTATCAATGTATATATGATAAATAAACATAATACGAGTCATACACAGATGTATAGCATTGAATTGTTAATCTGAATGTTATGAACTATTTTGATTGAACTCTTATTCGCTATCAGACATTGTGTTTTGTGTTATTGTGATTAGGGAGATGTTTTTTATACCAGACAAATTTTCTATACAATCAGCactcaatattatttatttttatcatagtCGTTGACCTCAAGTTTGATTTCGGATTGGCATCATTTCCTTGTATTGttgatatataaaaaaatttctatcaAGTTTAAGAAGCTCAAACAAACGAAAATATATAGGTATACCTACCAGTTTCGCTagagaaaatgaataaaacgTACCAATAAGTTTCACTTGAGATATCGAAAAGAAATCTCACTATTTCATAAGATGATCCAAATCCGGTTAAATCACTATGCTTGTTCGATTTTTTACGTCCTTGATGAGAATCTTTAGAATCGATTGCTGTAGACATTCACTGCTCAATCGATTTTATCTATATCCTATAATTTGGGTCTTGATTCAGACAtgccaaagaaaaaattttgcaatGTTAAACGTTGAGAGGATATTGAAATGGCACAATGAGATATTATATACTTCATACCAAAATCTTTATATTAGCTTGGATGTTCATTTAGAAATCGTATTTTGTATTGTATCGTACCATTGCTATTGTACAGTTtttgtggaattttttttttaaattcaatttttgaagaagaCTCATGGATCAGGTACTCGATGAAGAATGAGGGCTTGTGTAAGCAAGTCATATTTGAGTGCTCGCTTGCCGAAATAAGTGCTATAGgtatttatcattattttttcacgatgtctgtatttttttgaattttgagccgataataatttctgaaaattgaagAACGAATTTCGACTAACTTTTGACGAATTCTTGATCAATTTAATTCTGTCCGTCCATAAATACCATAACTCTCGAGCGGAAAACCTTAGAgagaaacttaaaatttttaactttAGATTTTACGGATTCGACTCAGAATGAATTGTACATATAACAAATTCAACTCGTTTACAATTTTATGTTATTCTCATCATCAGAACCAGCGAAAATTCAAGAAGTATATCCggaaaaaattactcaatatttcagaGTGATAACAGGATGCAACCGAGTCCAGATTTTTCGTGAAGatacaaaataacaatttcaacttcgcccaaaatttcatgttgatcacgtgatcggaaccatagaaaatccatgcagaatattgaaaaaaattggccAATATTTTCCTAATAACCAATACTATTGGGTTGAAATTGGGTTGGAATATGCAAAATAATGTTTCGAATGTTTTTGCCGAATTTCAGGAGCACCGCATCATAGAAACACCTCATCTAGACAAACTAACCGGcaacaatgacatcataataaatcacatctcatatgaTGCAAAAGGTGCATGAAATAATCAGCCTTTGGCACCCATTGGTGTCAATGCATTGACTCAAGTCACTGACTTAAATCAGTGCATTCCTCTATTTTTTCACTATAATCAGGCGAATATGAATAGCTGTGTCTGAATATAACGAATACAGTTAACGCTGTGAAGTGTTTATCGAGGTGTTCGAATCAATTCTAAAATGgggatgaaatttttaaaacgaTTATGATTTTATATCAGAAAAATTGTGTTCAGTAGCATAACAGCAAACACAAAAATTATAGATCACAATGATCACATACAATCATAatacatatgtatatattacttatttcaatatttagccCTAATTGTTGATCCACTTGTTTgtgtatttatttcaatcaatGTACAAATGAGCACAATTTTAgggtaaaataaaaataactcgGCAAAAACTCCGAAAATTCTTCTAACATGCAAACCTTCtatatgaacaatttttttttcaggatgaTATTATCGCCAGTATGTATGAAAGGTTGAGAAATGAAGCCATTCCTTTAAGTTTCGACAAGAGtgtatatttcatcaatttcaccAGATATGATCGGCAATCTCCAACCTACGTCAATATTATCAGAGACCCAATAGAGAAGCTGTCTTCAAGGTTCTTAATTAAATTAgctaaaaaacaaatattcaattaaatatatttccAGATCAATTGAAGGTAGGGAAAGTAGCTTGCTGAAATGCATCCATATGCAAAGGAAATGTATGATAGGtgatgaaatttatgaattcaACATCCCATATTTTTGTGGTCAAGATGAAAGATGCAGGTGAGGTATTATTCGTGTAGATGATATGAGTGATGActgagaaaaattcaaatcgatGTATTTTTCCAGGAGTGGAAACAGTGAATGGGCATTGCAAATGGCGAAAAggaatgtagaaaaattttaTCCAGTAGTTGGTATACTTGAAGACTTAAATATGACAATATCTGCCTTGGAAAATAAACTTCCCTACTTTTTTAAAGGTGCAATACaaattttcgaggaaaaactatCAGGTTGGAGATATAATCAATTTTCACGACATttctttcaaatgattattGTTCTTGTAGTGGTCCTTCCAAAACATGGCTTACAAATGGACCCTATCAAGAAAGACCTACTCAAAAGCGTGTTGAAAACCGAATACGAATTCTACGAGTGGATAAAGAAACGGTTGACGCAACAAATCAGCAGATGACCTGGTTTGTATTAACTTTTATTGTAAGACTGATTATTTTATAATGTAAATAAAGTTaccacatttttttattattccaatGAATCAATTGTTCCAAATCATCGCACATTCAGGATTTATTTAACACATGCATTCATTTTCTCATGGTGAATTATTCATGATATGCAAGACATGGGTGAGGTATTACTTAACAATGATGAAGAATTTTTACGATCCTCAACGAAGTTCGAATTGGCTGCTTAGAACGAAACAATTGATCTCATTAGCATTATTAGTGTTTGAGCTTTTCTTGAACATCCTTCCGCTAAGACAGAAGAAGTAGTGAAATAGTGATTCGAATTCAGCACAAATATTTACCACCTTCTTCACACATCTGCTATCACTccattatattatttaattgaacAATGcagtatttttcgaaattttcaccaGAGCAATATTTAGTATTCCCaactacaaacaaaaatgagatattcctcggatcattttaataaaaaaacttCTTTAAACATCGCCTCCAAAAacattgttttcgaaatacagggtgttaaagatTGATTTTTCCCATGTTTTTTCTCACATATTCTTCCTTCacaaaatatattcaacttaaattcggcaaagatattccaatttaaagttttcatcgtgtaattttgaatgcaaatctataggGTGATATTTTCTCTGGAACAGTGTCCGCTtattctttcctccagaacctttttttttggtgggccactggtagttaagaaaaatgtgaaaaaatcttTGATGCAGTATTACAccttttggtttcttgtagttttgtcgtatctgctaccaatttTAAGAGgaaaaatttaaacatctctagtaatcctcaggcaAATCCAAACTATTATTagagatccagttagtaagctgtgatgaatacattaattataagttttggtccTTATTTACCCAATATCTAGCGAAGATTCATAAAGATTCTATAAACTGGCATAATcgaaagtaggactacaagaaacattctgtttttcttaaaattatccaaggaatatttcattttacttggtaactccaatttaggaacattctATATTTGCAAATATTCTTGTAGGAAAGCTATTTCTCTTTGAATTAATCAACTATTAGTGGATCCGCCAGAAATTATGATTTTGTTTTAGTGTAATAAtaattgatttcgaaaatacCAAGAGCAATCATTCTAAATTCGATTTCAATTGACTTCCATtattaaatttgcatatttgaacaaatttatgttaattttcatttgaCACCTCAATCTCACAGTgaatacttttttcttctttttgaatGAAGGAACCGCAGCATTTCATTGGATTAACTCTGTCTTTACTTGATGGCAATTTATTTGAATCGAATTATTAAATGACAGTTAATCTATTGCCAcatttcaatgatgaaaataGCAATAGTTC
It contains:
- the LOC123679915 gene encoding uronyl 2-sulfotransferase-like, which codes for MNMYFKVRCVLYYSTLLTIIVFIFFLNTSEDMGDYGSEVMIMDLEESYTAASQRMVTKSMAEREKMDEINGYFLFLNQVPNCGGEFLVFLLQKLQGFNNYRHVRMRRGPQVVSEVDQDDIIASMYERLRNEAIPLSFDKSVYFINFTRYDRQSPTYVNIIRDPIEKLSSRSIEGRESSLLKCIHMQRKCMIGDEIYEFNIPYFCGQDERCRSGNSEWALQMAKRNVEKFYPVVGILEDLNMTISALENKLPYFFKGAIQIFEEKLSVVLPKHGLQMDPIKKDLLKSVLKTEYEFYEWIKKRLTQQISR